The Microcoleus sp. FACHB-68 genome includes a region encoding these proteins:
- a CDS encoding RNA ligase family protein: MLLAYPKIPDSRNCPNEQCVAFEKYDGTNLHWVWEVELGWYAFGTRRSRFDLDEMGIAEFNAAHPGLEEAPEIFKRDFASPLESIFRENELYHCPEITVFTEFFGANSFAGKHKKDDRKQLVLFDVETEGGMVVPDRFIQDFGKLNIARVIYRGKLTGKFMDDLRKGKYGVDEGVVCKGGRNSNNLWMVKIKTDAYMQRLQQAFKDDWENYWE; this comes from the coding sequence ATGCTACTTGCCTATCCCAAAATTCCAGATAGTAGAAATTGCCCTAACGAACAATGTGTAGCTTTTGAGAAGTACGATGGCACTAATTTGCATTGGGTTTGGGAAGTTGAACTTGGTTGGTATGCTTTTGGTACGCGCCGCAGTAGATTTGATTTGGATGAGATGGGAATTGCAGAATTTAATGCTGCACATCCAGGTTTAGAAGAAGCACCGGAAATATTTAAAAGAGACTTTGCTAGTCCCTTAGAGTCTATATTTCGAGAGAACGAACTGTATCACTGCCCTGAAATTACTGTGTTTACAGAGTTTTTTGGTGCTAACTCGTTTGCGGGGAAGCACAAAAAGGACGATCGCAAACAACTGGTGCTTTTTGATGTGGAAACTGAGGGCGGTATGGTTGTTCCCGATCGGTTTATTCAGGATTTTGGTAAATTAAATATTGCGCGAGTGATTTATCGCGGCAAACTGACGGGCAAGTTTATGGATGATCTTCGCAAGGGGAAATACGGTGTAGATGAAGGTGTTGTGTGCAAGGGAGGCCGCAATTCTAATAATCTGTGGATGGTGAAGATTAAGACTGATGCGTATATGCAGAGATTGCAGCAAGCTTTTAAGGATGATTGGGAAAATTACTGGGAGTAA
- a CDS encoding sensor histidine kinase yields MLYLEWILLGITLLGQIRPTRFGINETTLSLSILTLICFGLMGLKLPTEKTRDKVLYTGLEFGLLFLTLLLDSRTGFFPLLGLIIAIRSCLIFQQVGRLIVAGLVFTAFLLTLFIRVPAVRSMKHGPVPDYIANTILTLKLNTAVSFGLTLLFILLLVNALLAERQSREKILLANAQLRQYALRIEDQATLQERNRIAREIHDALGHALIAQSIQLENALLFLPAGAEKTASFLREAKQLGSTALQEVRRSVSTLRSDVLQGQSLEAALLKAVSEFRQTTGIVPQCRIYLPQAIPNEISTTLYRIIQESLTNIFKHSNATAITIHIQEIAGVIHLQIDDNGRGFNPEQNTTGFGLQGMRERTAALGGQFFLASQPTKGCRITVSIPLPKLAL; encoded by the coding sequence ATGCTTTATCTGGAATGGATTCTGCTGGGGATCACACTGCTAGGACAGATTCGACCAACCCGGTTTGGAATAAATGAGACGACGCTATCGTTATCAATTCTCACCTTAATTTGCTTTGGTTTAATGGGTTTAAAGCTGCCAACAGAGAAAACTCGTGACAAAGTGCTTTATACAGGGTTGGAATTTGGATTACTGTTTTTAACTTTACTGCTAGATAGCCGAACCGGATTTTTCCCGCTGTTGGGCTTGATTATTGCGATTCGCAGTTGTTTGATTTTTCAGCAGGTTGGGCGCTTAATTGTGGCAGGACTGGTGTTTACTGCCTTCCTCCTAACGTTGTTTATACGAGTGCCGGCAGTGCGTTCGATGAAACATGGCCCAGTGCCAGACTACATTGCTAATACGATTCTTACCCTCAAACTGAATACGGCAGTCTCTTTTGGTCTTACGCTTCTATTTATCTTGCTATTAGTAAATGCTTTGCTTGCCGAACGTCAAAGCCGGGAGAAAATACTGCTAGCAAATGCCCAATTACGCCAGTATGCCTTACGAATAGAAGACCAGGCAACGCTGCAAGAACGCAATCGAATTGCTCGCGAAATTCATGATGCATTGGGACACGCTTTAATTGCCCAAAGTATTCAGTTAGAAAATGCCTTATTATTTTTGCCGGCAGGCGCAGAGAAGACTGCTTCATTTTTGCGGGAAGCAAAACAGTTAGGTTCGACAGCATTGCAAGAGGTGCGACGTTCAGTTTCCACACTTCGTTCTGATGTTTTGCAAGGACAATCCTTAGAAGCGGCACTTCTCAAAGCAGTTAGCGAGTTTCGCCAGACAACCGGCATTGTTCCCCAGTGTCGGATTTACCTACCGCAAGCAATTCCTAACGAAATCAGCACAACACTTTACCGCATCATTCAGGAGTCGCTCACCAACATTTTTAAGCATAGCAATGCCACAGCCATCACAATTCACATTCAGGAGATCGCCGGGGTGATTCATCTCCAAATTGACGATAATGGGCGAGGTTTCAATCCAGAGCAAAATACAACCGGCTTTGGACTTCAGGGAATGCGGGAACGAACGGCGGCTTTAGGCGGACAGTTTTTCTTAGCAAGCCAACCGACAAAAGGCTGCCGAATTACTGTATCAATTCCGTTACCTAAATTAGCCCTATGA